Proteins encoded by one window of Salmonirosea aquatica:
- a CDS encoding Fic family protein — protein MHPIQLSKLPPEREKVETIPILREVSAATAALAELKGIAKSIPNQSMLINAIVLQEAKDSSEIENIITTQDELYKALTVNKSNSSPQTKEVVNYRKAIFLGFELVQKQGFLRVNDIVRIQEELLENNAGIRNLPGTVLKNDRTGETIYTPPQDKSEIMDMLSNFIEHFNNTDTTLSPLINLAIFHYQFESIHPFYDGNGRTGRILNILYLILNKQIDIPILYLSAYIMDHKAEYYRLLSHTYTNGEWEDWILYMLRAIEITSRQTIAKIERIRTLMTQTLEKVQSEAPKTYRKELVELLFEQPYAKIEFVIEHLNVERKAASRYLRELERIGVLDAQKVGRETLYINKALVEILKR, from the coding sequence ATGCACCCTATTCAGCTCTCTAAATTACCACCTGAGCGTGAAAAGGTTGAAACCATCCCCATTCTCAGAGAGGTTAGTGCGGCTACGGCGGCCTTGGCCGAATTGAAAGGAATAGCCAAAAGCATTCCTAACCAGTCTATGCTCATCAATGCCATTGTGCTTCAGGAAGCAAAGGATAGCTCGGAGATCGAGAATATCATTACCACGCAGGATGAACTTTACAAAGCATTGACCGTCAATAAGTCCAACAGCTCTCCCCAAACCAAGGAAGTGGTCAATTACAGGAAGGCTATTTTTCTGGGGTTTGAGCTTGTTCAAAAACAAGGCTTCCTGCGTGTGAATGACATCGTACGGATTCAGGAAGAACTTCTGGAAAATAACGCAGGAATCAGGAATCTTCCGGGTACAGTTCTGAAAAACGACCGTACCGGAGAAACAATCTATACTCCTCCGCAGGACAAATCTGAAATAATGGATATGCTTTCCAATTTTATCGAGCATTTCAATAATACAGATACTACCCTTTCGCCGTTGATCAATCTGGCGATATTCCATTATCAATTTGAAAGTATCCATCCGTTTTACGATGGAAATGGCCGGACGGGTCGAATCCTGAATATCCTTTATCTAATTCTGAATAAGCAGATTGACATCCCGATCCTGTATCTGAGTGCTTATATCATGGACCATAAGGCGGAGTATTACCGGCTTCTCAGCCATACCTATACCAATGGCGAATGGGAAGACTGGATTTTGTATATGCTCCGGGCCATAGAAATCACTTCCCGACAGACTATTGCGAAAATAGAACGTATCCGAACGCTCATGACGCAAACCCTGGAAAAAGTACAAAGCGAGGCACCTAAAACCTATCGAAAGGAGTTAGTGGAGTTGCTTTTTGAACAACCCTACGCCAAAATCGAGTTTGTGATCGAACATCTGAACGTAGAACGGAAAGCAGCTTCCCGCTACCTGCGGGAATTGGAACGTATTGGCGTGCTCGATGCTCAGAAGGTAGGGCGGGAAACCCTATATATCAATAAGGCACTGGTGGAGATTTTGAAAAGATGA
- a CDS encoding alpha-L-rhamnosidase-related protein: MKHITLLTLLWAACLTLVRAQSTTEYNPELETAWDANWITHPAIKGDEFGIYLFKKTFQVNEKPGSFIVHVSADNRYKLYVNGKYITNGPARGDQLHWRFESLDIGPYLAQGSNIVSAVVWNFAQYRPVAQHSVRTGFILQGNTARERIINTDSTWKVLKSEAYRPLPVRLNAYYVVGPGEAFDGGAYAWDWEAKGAADTGFVAAKSLGPGNPAKGLGKYGIVPPHVLVRRTIPLMEEHLQRFKAVRRSSKDIDEGFIGGSTALTIAPNTQLTILLDQGQLTNAYPLLTFSQGQGSTIKLTYAESLVDAEGRKGNRDVVENKKIVGNSNVIKPDGGKNRTYETLWWRTFRYVQLDIETKNEPLVLNDFQSRYTGYPFEEKAVFETQVPTLDQIWDVSWRTQLLCSGENYFDCPYYEQLQYTGDTRIQCLISTYVSGDTRLYKNALQSFHDSFNSIGLTQSRYPSYDPQYIPTFSLVWITMLHDYLKLRKDDGTVAGMMPAVLSVLDWYEKRLDANDLLGNMEWWMFVDWVDAWDSGIPPGVGSTQSTTISLQYVYTLQKAVELMRRYGYPEQAKHYDQVAKRIQGAVNKLSWDAQRGLYADTPSGKNFSQHTNIFALLSGTSSAERSAALMDKVIQGTDMAPASYYFSFYLMEALRKTNKEDQYLELLGPWEDMLKKGLTTFAERADPTRSDCHAWSASPMYFFLSMVCGIEPAGPGFEKVTVAPHLGKLPSVKGAVPHPNGMIEVSLKRKGKSGVEGTVQLPASLTGTFRWGQQTLNLKGGANSISI, from the coding sequence ATGAAGCACATCACTCTGCTAACTTTACTGTGGGCCGCCTGCCTGACCCTCGTGCGGGCACAGTCCACGACAGAATACAATCCCGAGCTGGAAACCGCCTGGGATGCCAACTGGATCACCCACCCCGCCATCAAGGGGGATGAATTCGGGATTTATCTGTTCAAAAAAACCTTTCAGGTGAATGAGAAACCGGGTAGTTTCATCGTCCATGTCAGTGCGGACAACCGCTACAAGCTTTACGTAAACGGAAAGTACATCACCAATGGCCCGGCTCGCGGGGATCAACTGCACTGGCGGTTTGAAAGCCTGGACATCGGCCCCTATCTGGCTCAAGGTAGCAATATCGTATCGGCAGTCGTTTGGAATTTTGCGCAGTACCGCCCCGTCGCTCAGCACAGCGTGCGCACCGGATTTATCCTGCAAGGGAACACGGCCCGTGAGCGTATCATCAATACCGACAGCACCTGGAAAGTCCTGAAAAGCGAAGCCTATCGGCCCCTCCCGGTTCGGCTGAATGCCTATTACGTGGTGGGGCCCGGCGAAGCGTTTGACGGCGGTGCGTACGCCTGGGACTGGGAGGCGAAAGGGGCTGCCGACACTGGTTTCGTGGCCGCCAAGTCGCTGGGGCCCGGCAATCCGGCGAAGGGATTGGGCAAGTACGGGATAGTACCTCCCCACGTGCTGGTCAGGCGGACGATCCCGTTGATGGAGGAGCATCTGCAACGGTTCAAGGCCGTTCGGAGAAGCTCAAAGGACATCGACGAAGGGTTTATAGGCGGAAGTACCGCCCTGACGATCGCTCCCAATACACAGCTAACAATCCTGCTGGATCAGGGGCAGTTGACAAATGCCTATCCCCTGCTCACCTTTTCCCAGGGTCAGGGAAGTACCATCAAGCTGACCTACGCCGAAAGTCTGGTGGATGCGGAAGGGCGAAAAGGCAACCGGGATGTGGTCGAGAATAAAAAGATTGTAGGCAACAGCAACGTCATCAAACCCGATGGCGGCAAGAACCGAACCTACGAAACCCTGTGGTGGCGTACGTTCCGGTACGTTCAGCTGGACATCGAAACCAAAAACGAGCCGCTCGTTCTGAACGATTTTCAATCGCGGTACACAGGGTACCCCTTCGAAGAAAAAGCGGTTTTCGAAACCCAGGTACCCACTCTGGATCAGATTTGGGATGTAAGCTGGCGCACCCAGCTCCTTTGTTCGGGAGAAAATTATTTTGACTGCCCCTACTACGAACAGCTTCAGTACACGGGCGATACCCGGATTCAATGTCTTATCTCTACCTACGTATCCGGCGATACCCGGCTCTATAAGAACGCGTTGCAGTCGTTCCACGATTCGTTCAATTCCATCGGTCTGACGCAGAGCCGCTACCCGAGTTATGATCCGCAGTACATACCGACTTTCTCGCTGGTCTGGATCACCATGCTGCACGACTACCTGAAATTGCGGAAAGATGACGGCACCGTGGCCGGGATGATGCCTGCGGTACTTAGCGTGTTGGATTGGTACGAAAAGCGCCTGGACGCCAATGACCTGCTGGGCAACATGGAGTGGTGGATGTTTGTGGATTGGGTCGATGCCTGGGACTCGGGGATACCACCGGGCGTGGGAAGTACCCAGTCTACGACGATCAGCCTGCAATATGTATATACTCTACAAAAAGCCGTGGAGCTAATGCGCAGGTACGGGTACCCCGAGCAGGCAAAACATTATGACCAAGTAGCCAAACGGATTCAGGGAGCGGTTAACAAACTTTCGTGGGATGCTCAGCGGGGTTTGTATGCCGATACGCCCAGCGGAAAAAATTTCAGCCAGCACACCAACATCTTTGCCTTGTTGAGTGGTACTTCGTCCGCCGAAAGATCGGCCGCGCTGATGGATAAAGTCATTCAAGGTACCGACATGGCTCCGGCCAGCTACTACTTTTCCTTCTATCTCATGGAGGCGCTGCGGAAGACGAACAAGGAAGACCAGTACCTGGAACTGCTCGGCCCTTGGGAAGATATGTTGAAAAAGGGCCTGACTACCTTCGCTGAAAGAGCGGACCCGACCCGCTCCGATTGCCACGCCTGGAGCGCCTCTCCCATGTACTTTTTCCTTTCGATGGTTTGCGGCATTGAACCGGCCGGGCCGGGTTTTGAAAAAGTGACCGTGGCCCCGCATCTGGGGAAGCTACCCTCGGTGAAAGGCGCGGTTCCGCATCCGAACGGCATGATCGAGGTTTCGCTCAAGCGCAAAGGCAAGTCTGGCGTCGAAGGTACCGTGCAACTACCGGCGAGCCTGACGGGTACCTTCCGATGGGGCCAGCAGACGCTGAATCTGAAAGGCGGCGCTAATTCGATTTCGATTTAA